A genome region from Microbacterium terricola includes the following:
- a CDS encoding type II 3-dehydroquinate dehydratase: MTAPRRLLLVNGPNLNLLGVREPGIYGSDTLADVEALVAARAATHGFEVRAVQSNHEGVLLDAIHDARTDCAGIVINPGGLTHTSVVLRDALSGVSLPVAEVHISDVMARESFRHFSYVADVAVVHVIGQGVPGYGTAVDLLIDVIAGQADG; this comes from the coding sequence GTGACCGCCCCCCGCCGCCTGCTGCTCGTCAACGGACCGAACCTCAACCTGCTCGGCGTGCGCGAGCCGGGGATCTACGGCAGCGACACCCTCGCCGATGTCGAAGCCCTCGTCGCCGCGCGGGCCGCGACCCACGGTTTCGAGGTGCGCGCCGTGCAGAGCAACCACGAAGGGGTGCTGCTCGACGCCATCCACGACGCCCGCACCGACTGCGCGGGCATCGTGATCAATCCGGGCGGCCTCACCCACACCTCCGTCGTGCTGCGCGACGCCCTGTCCGGCGTCTCGCTCCCTGTGGCTGAGGTGCACATCTCGGATGTGATGGCGAGGGAGTCCTTCCGCCACTTCTCCTATGTCGCCGACGTCGCCGTCGTGCACGTCATCGGGCAGGGCGTGCCAGGGTACGGGACGGCCGTCGACCTGCTCATCGACGTGATCGCCGGCCAGGCCGACGGCTGA
- a CDS encoding MFS transporter: MTTSATTRKTPVKAAIASFMGSAVEYYDFFLFGSAAALIFPTVFFPSGDDAALVMSFATFGFAYIARPVGAVILGHFGDRIGRQKVLMFTLVLMGVSTFIIGCLPGFEQIGWFAPALLVLCRLMQGLSAAGEQAGASSLTLEHAPDDRRSFFTSWTLTGTQGGQILAALVFIPVVALPDEIKYTWGWRIPFWLSAIVVLVAYFIRRSLHETPEFENAKAEGRIARMPLIPLLRDHWRDVLRVICCAFIAAVSTVFGNLALAYGAEVGLAASLTLWLVVVANFFALGTQPLFGMLADRIGRKPVFIYGAVSSAVLMPFYMLSMSGGNGFVTFLLAVLTFSFGYAAANAVWPSFYGEMFSTRVRFSGVAIGTQLGFLMAGFAPTIVTALGGVADGGWVVISIFTGVICLIATISALTAHETKTVPTRELGERAERVAEPVAA; the protein is encoded by the coding sequence ATGACCACCTCCGCAACGACGCGGAAGACCCCTGTGAAGGCGGCGATCGCCAGCTTCATGGGCAGCGCCGTCGAGTACTACGACTTCTTCCTGTTCGGGTCGGCCGCCGCGCTCATCTTCCCGACCGTGTTCTTCCCCTCCGGGGATGACGCCGCCCTCGTGATGTCGTTCGCGACCTTCGGATTCGCGTACATCGCGCGTCCGGTCGGCGCGGTCATCCTCGGTCACTTCGGCGACCGCATCGGCCGCCAGAAGGTCCTGATGTTCACCCTGGTCCTGATGGGCGTGTCGACGTTCATCATCGGCTGTCTCCCCGGCTTCGAGCAGATCGGGTGGTTCGCCCCGGCACTGCTGGTGCTCTGCCGTCTCATGCAGGGCCTGTCCGCCGCCGGTGAGCAGGCCGGCGCCTCCTCGCTCACGCTCGAGCATGCGCCGGACGACCGGCGGTCGTTCTTCACCTCCTGGACGCTCACGGGCACCCAGGGCGGGCAGATCCTCGCCGCGCTCGTGTTCATCCCCGTGGTCGCGCTCCCCGACGAGATCAAGTACACGTGGGGCTGGCGCATCCCGTTCTGGCTGAGCGCGATCGTGGTCCTGGTGGCGTACTTCATCCGCCGGTCGCTGCATGAGACGCCCGAGTTCGAGAACGCCAAGGCGGAGGGCCGGATCGCTCGGATGCCGCTCATCCCGCTGCTGCGCGACCACTGGCGCGACGTGCTCCGCGTGATCTGCTGCGCGTTCATCGCCGCGGTCTCGACCGTGTTCGGCAACCTCGCCCTGGCGTACGGCGCCGAGGTGGGTCTCGCCGCGAGCCTGACCCTGTGGCTCGTCGTGGTCGCGAACTTCTTCGCGCTGGGCACCCAGCCGCTGTTCGGGATGCTCGCCGACCGGATCGGCCGCAAGCCGGTCTTCATCTACGGCGCGGTGTCGTCGGCCGTCCTGATGCCGTTCTACATGCTGTCGATGAGCGGCGGGAACGGGTTCGTGACGTTCCTGCTCGCGGTGCTGACGTTCTCGTTCGGCTATGCGGCGGCCAACGCGGTGTGGCCGTCGTTCTACGGCGAGATGTTCAGCACCCGGGTGCGCTTCTCGGGCGTCGCGATCGGCACGCAGCTGGGCTTCCTGATGGCCGGCTTCGCGCCGACCATCGTGACCGCCCTCGGCGGTGTCGCGGACGGCGGCTGGGTGGTGATCAGCATCTTCACCGGCGTGATCTGCCTGATCGCGACCATCAGCGCGCTGACCGCCCACGAGACGAAGACCGTCCCCACCCGCGAACTCGGCGAACGGGCCGAGCGGGTCGCGGAGCCCGTCGCGGCCTGA
- a CDS encoding shikimate dehydrogenase: MTAARPYLVGLVGTGVTPSLTPPMHMEAARALGLDYVYRTIDLTELAIAPEDIGDVLAWTERLGFDALNITHPCKRLVLDHLDEVDPRAAALGAVNTVLFSPDGRTGYNTDTTGFEAGFRAGLPGAATGDVVILGAGGAGSAVADALMRLGVTRLTVVDVDETRAGELARELAARHDRPVASAAPDDLPDLLARADGVVHCTPTGMKEHPGTPFSPDLLRSELWVADIVYRPFDTALLQAARAAGCRTLDGGRMAVYQAVDAFELITGVRPDADRMTRHFQSLVAPQPILI; encoded by the coding sequence GTGACAGCGGCACGCCCGTATCTCGTCGGCCTCGTCGGCACCGGCGTCACCCCGTCGCTGACTCCTCCCATGCACATGGAGGCGGCGCGTGCGCTCGGACTCGACTACGTCTACCGCACGATCGACCTCACCGAACTGGCGATCGCCCCGGAGGACATCGGCGACGTGCTGGCCTGGACGGAGCGGCTCGGCTTCGACGCCCTCAACATCACGCATCCCTGCAAGCGACTCGTCCTCGACCACCTCGATGAGGTGGACCCGCGCGCTGCGGCGCTCGGCGCCGTGAACACCGTGCTGTTCTCCCCCGACGGTCGCACGGGCTACAACACCGACACCACCGGCTTCGAGGCGGGCTTCCGCGCGGGACTGCCCGGTGCCGCGACCGGCGACGTCGTGATCCTCGGGGCCGGCGGCGCCGGCTCCGCGGTCGCGGACGCGCTCATGCGCCTCGGAGTGACGCGCCTCACGGTGGTCGATGTCGACGAGACCCGCGCCGGCGAGCTCGCCCGCGAACTGGCCGCACGCCACGACCGGCCCGTCGCGAGTGCCGCACCCGATGACCTCCCCGACCTCCTCGCGCGGGCGGACGGCGTCGTGCACTGCACCCCGACCGGCATGAAGGAGCACCCGGGCACCCCCTTCTCCCCCGACCTGCTGCGGTCGGAGCTCTGGGTCGCCGACATCGTCTACCGTCCGTTCGACACTGCGCTGCTGCAGGCGGCGCGCGCCGCGGGCTGTCGCACGCTCGACGGCGGCCGCATGGCCGTGTACCAGGCCGTCGACGCCTTCGAGCTGATCACCGGCGTCCGCCCGGACGCCGACCGCATGACCCGCCACTTCCAGTCCCTTGTCGCACCCCAACCCATCCTCATCTGA
- a CDS encoding bifunctional sugar phosphate isomerase/epimerase/4-hydroxyphenylpyruvate dioxygenase family protein, translating to MRTSIATVCVSGTLVDKLHACAAAGFDGVEIFEPDLIAAPESPEEVRALAARLGLTLDLYQPMRDVEGVDEAGFERVLARAEAKFALMQRLGMDLVLCCSNVATATIDDDDTSAGQLRRLGDLATRYGVRIAYEALAWGRFVDDYRRSWEIVRRADHPAVGLCLDSFHILSRGHDPAAIEQIPGEKIFFVQLADAPLLSMDVLSWSRHHRLFPGEGGFDLAGFVGHVLRAGYDGPLSLEVFNDTFRQTDPARTALHARRSLRWLEDRTARGGSIPSTAPVALLPDSAEPAGFDFVEIRAEDTSEIEGMLASVGFTPRGRHRTKPVTLWTAGRARVVLNEQHARDQAPHLAALGFEVDDAEAVTRRATELRTPRAYRRTYAAEQPLAAAVAPDGTEVFWGQSADEGEPAWVAEFEHGDPVRESRILDVDHVSLTQPWQVMDESVLFYTATFALRSESATEVASPRGLVQSRVIASPGGRIRIPLNVAPPIVAERGSATGLPQHVAFACTDVVGLAEQARERGLELLAIPDNYYADLAARTDLPEERIARLRELGIVYDRDGAGEYLHFYTRTVGQIFWEFVERRGGYDGFGAGNAPIRLTAQNADGPAGRVRR from the coding sequence ATGCGGACATCGATCGCGACCGTGTGCGTCAGCGGCACCCTCGTCGACAAGCTCCACGCCTGCGCGGCCGCCGGCTTCGACGGAGTGGAGATCTTCGAGCCCGACCTGATCGCGGCCCCCGAGAGCCCGGAAGAGGTGCGCGCCCTCGCCGCGCGCCTCGGGCTCACGCTCGACCTCTACCAGCCGATGCGCGATGTCGAGGGCGTCGACGAGGCCGGGTTCGAGCGGGTCCTCGCCCGCGCGGAGGCGAAGTTCGCGCTCATGCAGCGCCTCGGCATGGATCTGGTGCTCTGCTGCAGCAACGTCGCCACCGCGACGATCGACGACGACGACACGAGCGCCGGCCAGTTGCGTCGCCTCGGCGACCTCGCGACCCGCTACGGCGTGCGCATCGCCTACGAGGCGCTGGCCTGGGGTCGCTTCGTCGACGACTACCGCCGCTCGTGGGAGATCGTCCGCCGCGCCGACCACCCGGCGGTCGGCCTCTGCCTCGACTCGTTCCACATCCTCTCGCGCGGACACGACCCCGCAGCGATCGAGCAGATCCCCGGCGAGAAGATCTTCTTCGTCCAGCTGGCGGATGCGCCCCTCCTGTCGATGGACGTGCTGTCGTGGAGTCGCCACCACCGCCTGTTCCCCGGCGAGGGCGGGTTCGACCTCGCCGGGTTCGTCGGGCACGTCCTGCGCGCCGGGTACGACGGCCCGCTCTCGCTCGAGGTGTTCAACGACACGTTCCGGCAGACGGATCCCGCGCGCACGGCACTGCACGCGCGTCGCTCGCTCCGCTGGCTGGAGGATCGCACGGCCAGGGGCGGCAGCATCCCCTCCACCGCACCCGTCGCCCTGCTGCCCGACAGCGCGGAGCCCGCCGGGTTCGACTTCGTCGAGATCCGCGCCGAGGACACGTCCGAGATCGAAGGGATGCTGGCCAGTGTCGGCTTCACCCCGCGGGGGCGCCATCGCACGAAGCCGGTGACGCTGTGGACCGCGGGGCGCGCGCGGGTCGTGCTCAACGAGCAGCACGCCCGCGACCAGGCGCCGCACCTGGCGGCACTCGGCTTCGAGGTGGACGACGCCGAGGCTGTCACCCGGCGGGCGACCGAGCTGCGCACACCGCGCGCCTACCGCCGCACCTACGCCGCCGAGCAGCCGCTCGCCGCGGCGGTCGCCCCCGACGGCACCGAGGTGTTCTGGGGCCAGTCGGCGGACGAGGGCGAGCCCGCCTGGGTCGCGGAGTTCGAGCACGGCGACCCGGTCCGCGAGAGCCGCATCCTCGACGTCGACCACGTGAGCCTCACCCAGCCATGGCAGGTGATGGACGAGTCGGTGCTCTTCTACACGGCGACGTTCGCGCTGCGGTCGGAGAGCGCCACCGAAGTGGCCAGCCCCCGCGGGCTGGTGCAGAGCCGCGTGATCGCGTCGCCGGGCGGGCGCATCCGGATCCCGCTGAACGTCGCCCCGCCGATCGTCGCGGAGCGCGGCTCGGCGACCGGCCTGCCGCAGCACGTCGCGTTCGCGTGCACCGATGTGGTGGGTCTCGCCGAGCAGGCACGGGAGCGAGGCCTCGAGCTGCTCGCCATCCCCGACAACTACTACGCCGACCTCGCTGCGCGCACCGACCTCCCCGAGGAGCGGATCGCTCGGCTGCGGGAGCTCGGCATCGTGTACGACCGCGACGGCGCGGGGGAGTACCTGCACTTCTACACCCGCACCGTGGGCCAGATCTTCTGGGAGTTCGTCGAACGCCGCGGCGGATATGACGGCTTCGGCGCCGGCAACGCCCCGATCCGCCTCACCGCCCAGAACGCGGACGGACCCGCTGGTAGGGTGCGACGGTGA
- a CDS encoding TetR/AcrR family transcriptional regulator has translation MTTLQRDAERTRAELLAVATEVFAEDGYSGARVDVIAERTRTTKRMIYYYFGSKEGLYRAVLESAYRGIREAERAIDVDSTDPVVAVRRLAELTFDHHVSHAAFVRLVAIENIHRGESIRQIETLKSLGQPAKTLLDEILERGRASGVFRTDVDAIDVHLVISAYCVFQVANRYTFGYLFDISFDDPKRREHMRAIIGDVVVGWLTV, from the coding sequence GTGACCACCCTGCAGCGAGACGCCGAACGCACCCGCGCCGAGCTGCTCGCGGTGGCGACCGAGGTGTTCGCCGAGGACGGCTACTCCGGCGCCAGGGTCGACGTCATCGCCGAGCGCACCCGCACGACGAAGCGCATGATCTACTACTACTTCGGCAGCAAGGAAGGTCTGTACCGGGCTGTCCTCGAGAGCGCCTACCGCGGCATCCGCGAGGCCGAGCGTGCGATCGACGTCGACAGCACCGACCCCGTCGTCGCGGTGAGGCGGCTCGCCGAGCTCACCTTCGATCACCACGTCTCGCACGCGGCCTTCGTGCGCCTGGTGGCGATCGAGAACATCCACCGCGGCGAGTCCATCCGCCAGATCGAGACCCTCAAGTCGCTCGGGCAGCCCGCCAAGACGCTCCTCGACGAGATCCTCGAGCGCGGTCGTGCGAGCGGCGTCTTCCGCACCGACGTCGATGCGATCGACGTGCACCTCGTCATCAGCGCCTACTGCGTGTTCCAGGTGGCGAACCGCTACACATTCGGGTACCTCTTCGACATCTCGTTCGACGACCCGAAGCGCCGCGAGCACATGCGCGCGATCATCGGCGATGTCGTCGTCGGCTGGCTGACCGTCTGA
- the aroB gene encoding 3-dehydroquinate synthase, which yields MTETTTITVAGDRPYDITIGRGILSGLHETLPPAARKVLVVHPPTLRVQAEALRAQLLGDREVLLAEIPDAEAGKRIEVAAFCWQVMGQADFTRTDVVIGFGGGAVTDLAGFVAATWLRGVAVVQVPTTVLAMVDAAVGGKTGINTAEGKNLVGAFWPPHAVICDLELLDGLSRNERVAGFAEVVKAGFIWAPEILDIIEADPEAAIDPATPGFRRAIELAIDMKARVVGEDLREAGLREILNYGHTLGHAIEHAERYQWRHGAAISIGMVFAAELSRLAGRLSDEVAQRHRDVLGALGLPMTYRPGAWPQLLATMQRDKKSRGGMLRFIVLDDLARPTVLQAPDESLLFAAYQELAG from the coding sequence ATGACCGAGACCACCACGATCACCGTCGCGGGCGATCGCCCGTACGACATCACGATCGGCCGCGGCATCCTGTCCGGTCTGCATGAGACGCTGCCGCCCGCTGCGCGCAAGGTCCTCGTGGTGCACCCGCCCACGCTCCGCGTGCAGGCCGAGGCGCTCCGTGCCCAGCTGCTGGGTGATCGTGAGGTGCTGCTCGCCGAGATCCCCGACGCCGAGGCGGGCAAGCGCATCGAGGTGGCCGCGTTCTGCTGGCAGGTCATGGGACAGGCCGACTTCACCCGGACCGACGTCGTGATCGGCTTCGGCGGGGGAGCGGTCACCGACCTCGCGGGCTTCGTCGCCGCCACCTGGCTGCGCGGTGTCGCCGTCGTGCAGGTGCCGACCACGGTGCTCGCGATGGTCGACGCTGCGGTGGGCGGCAAGACCGGCATCAACACCGCCGAGGGCAAGAACCTCGTCGGCGCGTTCTGGCCCCCGCACGCCGTGATCTGCGACCTCGAGCTGCTCGACGGGCTCAGCCGCAACGAGCGCGTCGCCGGCTTCGCCGAGGTGGTCAAGGCCGGCTTCATCTGGGCGCCGGAGATCCTCGACATCATCGAGGCAGACCCCGAGGCGGCGATCGACCCGGCCACGCCCGGGTTCCGCCGTGCGATCGAACTCGCGATCGACATGAAGGCACGGGTCGTCGGCGAGGACCTCCGTGAAGCGGGCCTCCGCGAGATCCTCAACTACGGCCACACCCTCGGGCACGCGATCGAGCACGCCGAGCGCTACCAGTGGCGGCACGGTGCCGCGATCTCGATCGGCATGGTGTTCGCCGCCGAGCTCTCGCGCCTGGCCGGACGGCTCAGCGACGAGGTCGCGCAGCGCCACCGTGACGTGCTCGGCGCGCTCGGCCTGCCCATGACCTACCGCCCCGGCGCGTGGCCGCAGCTGCTGGCGACGATGCAGCGCGACAAGAAGAGCAGGGGCGGGATGCTGCGCTTCATCGTCCTGGACGACCTCGCGCGCCCGACGGTGCTGCAGGCCCCGGACGAATCGCTGCTGTTCGCCGCGTACCAGGAGCTCGCCGGGTGA
- a CDS encoding GNAT family N-acetyltransferase codes for MTEPVAVRRVRADEWELVRALRLAATADPDAAIAFLELHHDVAARPDEFWRDRAALAAESETVAQFVAEIGGESVGSLSVLVRATGQTDHLGRFIDDRRADVVGVWVRPDSRGIGAVDALLEAAAEWVSALGLRRVQLDVHRDNARAQGAYRRAGFAPTGETLTGPIGPEIVMERPLP; via the coding sequence GTGACCGAGCCGGTCGCGGTGCGCCGCGTGCGTGCCGACGAGTGGGAGCTCGTGCGCGCGCTGCGCCTCGCCGCGACGGCCGACCCCGACGCCGCCATCGCCTTCCTCGAACTCCACCACGATGTCGCGGCCCGGCCGGACGAGTTCTGGCGAGACCGGGCGGCGCTGGCCGCCGAGAGCGAGACGGTCGCCCAGTTCGTCGCCGAGATCGGCGGCGAGAGCGTCGGCAGCCTGTCCGTCCTCGTCAGGGCGACCGGTCAGACCGACCACCTCGGCAGGTTCATCGACGATCGCCGCGCAGATGTCGTCGGCGTGTGGGTGCGGCCGGACAGCCGCGGGATCGGAGCGGTGGACGCACTGCTCGAGGCCGCGGCGGAGTGGGTGTCGGCGCTCGGACTGCGGCGCGTGCAGCTGGACGTGCACCGCGACAATGCACGGGCGCAGGGCGCCTACCGACGGGCCGGTTTCGCGCCCACCGGCGAGACGCTCACCGGGCCGATCGGCCCCGAGATCGTGATGGAACGTCCGCTGCCCTGA
- the nusB gene encoding transcription antitermination factor NusB, which translates to MGARTKARKRALDILFQADVRGEEVAATLAAEAKRASNEPAREASWLYAREIVDGVIDNRDEIDEQITTFAKDWSLARMPAVDRAVLRIGVWELLFNDEVPAAVAIDEAVELAKEYSTDESGSFVHGVLGRIARTV; encoded by the coding sequence GTGGGCGCCCGCACCAAGGCGCGCAAGCGCGCCCTCGACATCCTGTTCCAAGCCGACGTCCGCGGCGAGGAGGTCGCGGCGACGCTGGCCGCGGAGGCGAAGCGCGCGTCGAACGAGCCCGCCCGAGAGGCCTCATGGCTGTACGCCCGTGAGATCGTCGACGGCGTGATCGACAACCGCGACGAGATCGACGAGCAGATCACCACGTTCGCGAAGGACTGGTCGCTCGCGCGGATGCCCGCCGTCGACCGCGCGGTCCTGCGCATCGGCGTGTGGGAGCTCCTGTTCAACGACGAGGTCCCCGCGGCCGTGGCCATCGACGAGGCCGTGGAGCTCGCCAAGGAGTACTCCACCGACGAATCGGGATCGTTCGTGCACGGCGTGCTCGGCCGCATCGCCCGCACCGTCTGA
- a CDS encoding DEAD/DEAH box helicase, which translates to MSWRALLPPDAPERHTPLALGVELRQRETARAAHWGPRRVEAVTARDLAHRQSDLLVGLRPLVRGTRGQWIKGTVSWDSVRRPGGAHDPAQARWFAELYTLARDLRVLGAFSDVSEWVTLDAVESALLWAHLARATDLGIPFVPTRPGLSVRLAEAAEATLEIAPDGAGLRLSAHVRIDGAPVDGATVRPVGRTGVYAFAIEGPAVALTLAPAPLGDAVHAVLASGAPLTVPAADRAEFLRDAYPRLSRQGDVSAARGFEPPPIAPPVLVARVRFHPGDEIAHTLEWEYPDGRRHPYPPGGGPERDSDGEAHLRTVVEHAWTQAGPLAFAAEGMLRGIDAAEFGAHVLPALEALDGVRVEVSGAPRAYHELTGDPRITVSTLETTDVDWFDLGVLVTIDGRRIPFRPLFTALALGRKKLLLSDGRYFSLAHPALHRLRDLIDEAADLDEWETGPRISRYQLPLWSDFEDLADVSEPAVSWRETASALRDVERVESTPPPAGLTAELRPYQQAGLDWLAFLWQHRLGGILADDMGLGKTLQVLALLAHARERGERRPFLVVAPTSVLSTWRDEAARFAPDLAVRLIQSTEAKSGMPVSAAAADADVVVTSYTLLRLDEPAFTALEWGIVVLDEAQFVKNPQTRLYRAAHALRTPVAFAVTGTPLENTLGELWTILSLTSPGLFPSARRFREEYIKPIERGKVPENAEGGPYRARRLERLRHRIRPFLLRRTKDLVATDLPPRQEQELHIELNAAHRAVYDTVLQRERRKILGLLDDLDRNRFIVFRSLTLLRMLALAPSLVDADDGSVRSSKLDALLEQLDEIVAEGHRTLVFSQFTSYLALVAQALDARGIRYTSLDGSTRNRARIIEGFRTGDDPVFLISLKAGGFGLTLTEADYVFLLDPWWNPAAEAQAVDRTHRIGQTRPVNVYRLIAAGTIEEKVMALQQRKARLFRAVMDDDALFSQALTADDIRGLFDHADRPPKPISPARPTGSGAPLA; encoded by the coding sequence ATGTCCTGGCGCGCGCTGCTGCCGCCTGACGCCCCCGAGCGGCACACGCCGCTCGCGCTCGGCGTCGAGCTGCGCCAGCGCGAGACCGCGCGCGCGGCCCACTGGGGGCCGCGGCGAGTCGAGGCCGTGACGGCGCGCGACCTCGCGCACCGTCAGAGCGACCTGCTCGTGGGGCTCCGGCCGCTCGTGCGCGGCACCCGCGGACAGTGGATCAAGGGCACGGTCTCGTGGGATTCCGTGCGGCGCCCCGGCGGCGCCCACGATCCGGCTCAGGCCAGGTGGTTCGCCGAGCTGTACACGCTGGCGCGAGATCTGCGCGTGCTCGGCGCGTTCAGCGACGTCTCGGAGTGGGTCACGCTCGACGCGGTCGAGTCGGCGCTGCTGTGGGCCCATCTCGCCCGCGCGACCGATCTGGGCATCCCGTTCGTGCCGACCAGACCGGGGCTCAGCGTGCGGCTCGCCGAAGCGGCCGAGGCGACTCTCGAGATCGCCCCCGACGGGGCGGGGCTCCGCCTGTCCGCGCACGTCCGCATCGACGGCGCGCCGGTGGACGGCGCGACCGTGCGTCCGGTCGGCCGCACCGGCGTGTACGCCTTCGCGATCGAGGGCCCCGCCGTGGCGCTCACCCTCGCACCCGCGCCACTCGGCGACGCCGTGCACGCCGTGCTCGCCAGCGGAGCGCCGCTCACCGTCCCCGCGGCCGACCGCGCGGAGTTCCTGCGCGACGCGTACCCGCGCCTCAGCCGCCAGGGCGACGTCTCGGCCGCACGCGGCTTCGAGCCCCCGCCGATCGCACCGCCGGTCCTCGTGGCGCGCGTGCGGTTCCACCCGGGCGACGAGATCGCGCACACGCTCGAGTGGGAGTACCCGGATGGCCGGCGCCATCCCTACCCGCCGGGCGGCGGCCCCGAGCGCGACAGCGACGGCGAAGCGCATCTGCGCACCGTCGTCGAGCACGCGTGGACGCAGGCGGGCCCGCTCGCCTTCGCCGCGGAGGGGATGCTGCGCGGCATCGACGCGGCGGAGTTCGGCGCGCATGTGCTCCCGGCCCTCGAAGCCCTGGACGGCGTCCGGGTGGAGGTGAGCGGCGCACCGCGCGCGTACCACGAGCTGACCGGCGATCCGCGGATCACCGTGTCGACGCTGGAGACCACCGACGTGGACTGGTTCGATCTCGGCGTGCTCGTCACCATCGACGGCCGCCGCATCCCCTTCCGGCCCCTGTTCACCGCGCTCGCCCTCGGACGCAAGAAGCTGCTGCTGAGCGATGGCCGGTACTTCTCCCTCGCGCACCCCGCGCTGCACCGGCTCCGCGACCTCATCGACGAGGCCGCCGACCTCGACGAATGGGAGACCGGGCCGCGGATCAGCCGCTATCAGCTGCCGCTCTGGTCGGATTTCGAGGATCTCGCCGACGTCTCGGAGCCCGCGGTCTCGTGGCGCGAGACGGCGAGCGCGCTGCGCGACGTCGAGCGGGTCGAGTCGACCCCTCCGCCGGCGGGCCTCACCGCGGAGCTGCGCCCGTACCAGCAGGCGGGGCTCGACTGGCTGGCGTTCCTCTGGCAGCACCGGCTCGGCGGCATCCTCGCCGACGACATGGGGCTCGGGAAGACCCTGCAGGTGCTCGCCCTCCTCGCGCACGCCAGGGAGCGCGGCGAGCGCCGCCCGTTCCTCGTCGTCGCCCCCACCTCGGTGCTCTCGACCTGGCGGGATGAGGCAGCGCGGTTCGCGCCGGACCTCGCCGTGCGGCTCATCCAGAGCACCGAGGCGAAGAGCGGGATGCCGGTGTCCGCCGCCGCCGCGGACGCCGACGTCGTCGTCACCTCGTACACGCTGCTGCGCCTGGACGAGCCCGCGTTCACGGCTCTCGAGTGGGGGATCGTGGTCCTCGACGAGGCGCAGTTCGTGAAGAACCCGCAGACCCGCCTCTACCGTGCCGCCCACGCGCTGCGGACCCCCGTCGCCTTCGCCGTCACCGGCACGCCGCTGGAGAACACACTCGGCGAGCTGTGGACGATCCTCTCGCTCACGTCGCCCGGGCTGTTCCCCTCCGCCCGGCGCTTCCGCGAGGAGTACATCAAGCCGATCGAGCGAGGCAAGGTGCCGGAGAACGCCGAGGGCGGCCCGTATCGCGCGCGCCGGCTCGAGCGCCTGCGCCACCGCATCCGTCCGTTCCTCCTGCGCCGGACGAAGGACCTCGTCGCCACCGACCTCCCGCCGCGTCAGGAGCAGGAGCTGCACATCGAGCTGAACGCCGCGCACCGGGCGGTGTACGACACGGTGCTGCAGCGCGAGCGCAGGAAGATCCTGGGCCTGCTCGACGATCTCGACCGCAACCGGTTCATCGTCTTCCGCTCGCTCACCCTCCTGCGGATGCTGGCGCTCGCGCCATCGCTCGTGGACGCGGACGACGGGTCGGTGCGCTCGAGCAAGCTCGACGCGCTCCTGGAACAGCTCGACGAGATCGTGGCAGAGGGCCATCGCACCCTCGTGTTCAGCCAGTTCACCTCCTACCTCGCGCTCGTCGCCCAGGCACTGGACGCGCGCGGCATCCGCTACACCTCCCTGGACGGCTCCACCCGGAACCGCGCCAGGATCATCGAGGGCTTCCGCACCGGCGACGATCCCGTCTTCCTCATCAGCCTGAAGGCCGGCGGCTTCGGGCTGACCCTCACCGAGGCCGACTACGTGTTCCTCCTCGACCCGTGGTGGAACCCCGCCGCTGAAGCCCAGGCCGTCGACCGCACGCACCGGATCGGCCAGACGCGGCCGGTGAACGTCTACCGGCTCATCGCGGCCGGCACGATCGAGGAGAAGGTGATGGCGCTGCAGCAGCGCAAGGCCCGCCTCTTCCGCGCCGTGATGGACGACGACGCGCTGTTCTCGCAGGCTCTCACCGCCGACGACATCCGTGGTCTCTTCGACCACGCGGACCGGCCTCCGAAGCCGATTTCCCCGGCCCGTCCCACGGGCTCCGGAGCACCGCTCGCGTAG
- the efp gene encoding elongation factor P, which translates to MASTADIKNGVVLSIDGQLWNVIEFQHVKPGKGGAFVRTKLKNVLSGKVVDRTYNAGAKIDIENVDRRDFTYLYNDGDNFVFMDVADYDQLNVAAATVGDAAHFLLENQQVQIALNNGNPLYVELPASVVLEITYTEPGLQGDRSSAGTKAATVETGYEIQVPLFVEQGTKVKVDTRTGDYLGRVN; encoded by the coding sequence ATGGCATCCACCGCAGACATCAAGAACGGCGTCGTCCTCAGCATCGACGGCCAGCTCTGGAACGTCATCGAGTTCCAGCACGTGAAGCCGGGCAAGGGTGGCGCGTTCGTCCGCACGAAGCTCAAGAACGTCCTGTCGGGCAAGGTCGTCGACCGCACCTACAACGCGGGCGCGAAGATCGACATCGAGAACGTCGACCGCCGCGACTTCACGTACCTGTACAACGACGGCGACAACTTCGTCTTCATGGACGTCGCCGACTACGACCAGCTCAACGTGGCAGCGGCGACCGTCGGCGACGCAGCGCACTTCCTGCTCGAGAACCAGCAGGTGCAGATCGCGCTCAACAACGGCAACCCGCTCTACGTCGAGCTGCCCGCGTCGGTCGTGCTGGAGATCACCTACACCGAGCCGGGTCTGCAGGGCGACCGCTCGTCGGCCGGCACGAAGGCCGCCACGGTGGAGACCGGCTACGAGATCCAGGTCCCGCTGTTCGTCGAGCAGGGCACGAAGGTCAAGGTCGACACCCGCACGGGCGACTACCTCGGCCGTGTGAACTGA